One segment of Thermoplasmata archaeon DNA contains the following:
- a CDS encoding CopG family transcriptional regulator has protein sequence MVYSIRFSPREEALIQEYADLYQMKISEVIRKLTIEAIEDEIDVKAFEEAKARYEKNPVSYSHEEVGKRLGFL, from the coding sequence ATGGTATATTCAATAAGATTCTCACCGCGTGAGGAAGCACTCATACAAGAATACGCTGACCTATATCAGATGAAGATTTCCGAAGTCATTAGGAAGCTGACTATAGAGGCGATAGAAGATGAGATTGATGTGAAGGCGTTTGAAGAAGCTAAAGCACGTTATGAGAAGAATCCTGTATCATATTCCCATGAGGAAGTTGGGAAGAGGTTGGGATTCCTTTGA
- a CDS encoding type II toxin-antitoxin system RelE/ParE family toxin codes for MSYRVEYSDSAMDFLIKLNKKNPKDAERIYNWIGKNLQGCEEPRRMGRALSGDYKGSWRYRVGDFRILTEIRDNVLLIFIFQVGKRDNVYD; via the coding sequence TTGAGTTATAGGGTAGAATATAGCGACAGCGCTATGGATTTTTTGATTAAACTCAATAAAAAGAATCCAAAAGATGCTGAAAGGATCTATAATTGGATCGGTAAGAATCTTCAAGGATGCGAGGAACCCCGCAGAATGGGTAGAGCACTTTCAGGCGACTACAAAGGATCTTGGAGATACCGCGTAGGTGATTTTAGGATTCTGACCGAGATACGTGACAATGTTCTTCTGATTTTCATCTTCCAGGTAGGAAAACGTGACAATGTCTATGATTAA